Proteins encoded within one genomic window of Sulfurovum sp. XGS-02:
- a CDS encoding bifunctional methionine sulfoxide reductase B/A protein — translation MQKIVLILCVMATWLVAETLKPWSAKLNTLTPLERHVIIDKGTERAFSGKYVYTKEDGTYTCKVCGAPLYRSDDKFDSHCGWPSFDDAIPGAIKEVPDADGRRTEIVCANCGAHLGHVFKGEGFTDKNVRHCVNSVSLNFDKKSVGTSALKKAYFAGGCFWGVEYYLEKIDGVKEVTSGFMGGHMKDPGYYDVVRKDTGHLETVEVVYDSSRVSYETLAKTFFEIHDPTQVDGQGPDIGSQYLSAVFVSNTEERKTIERLIGILEKKGLKIATKVLPKSPFYSAEAYHQDYYERKGSTPYCHRRIKRF, via the coding sequence ATGCAAAAAATCGTATTGATTCTATGTGTGATGGCAACATGGCTTGTTGCAGAGACGTTGAAACCCTGGAGTGCCAAATTAAACACGCTCACTCCCTTGGAAAGGCATGTGATTATCGATAAGGGCACGGAACGGGCCTTTTCGGGAAAGTATGTCTATACCAAAGAGGATGGCACCTATACCTGTAAAGTATGCGGTGCACCGCTTTACAGGTCTGATGACAAGTTTGATTCCCATTGCGGATGGCCAAGTTTTGACGATGCTATCCCCGGAGCGATCAAAGAAGTGCCCGATGCAGACGGCAGACGCACAGAGATCGTTTGTGCCAATTGCGGTGCCCATTTGGGACATGTCTTTAAAGGTGAGGGATTTACGGACAAAAATGTGCGTCATTGTGTCAACTCTGTTTCGCTCAATTTTGACAAAAAGAGTGTAGGGACCTCTGCATTGAAAAAAGCCTATTTTGCCGGCGGATGTTTCTGGGGTGTTGAGTACTATCTTGAAAAGATCGACGGGGTAAAAGAAGTGACATCCGGGTTCATGGGAGGTCATATGAAGGATCCGGGGTACTATGATGTGGTACGTAAAGATACCGGACATTTAGAAACCGTTGAGGTGGTCTATGACTCGAGTAGGGTCTCTTATGAGACACTGGCAAAAACTTTTTTTGAGATCCATGACCCTACACAGGTGGATGGACAGGGCCCAGATATAGGGAGTCAGTATCTCTCTGCTGTCTTTGTTAGTAACACAGAAGAGCGTAAAACGATCGAAAGATTGATCGGTATCTTGGAGAAGAAAGGGTTGAAGATAGCCACGAAGGTACTGCCTAAATCACCTTTTTACAGTGCCGAGGCCTACCATCAGGATTATTATGAACGTAAAGGATCAACACCTTATTGTCATAGAAGGATCAAGCGATTTTAG
- a CDS encoding EAL domain-containing protein codes for MKSFNTYYINKEQLGSFIHDKKIHNSSSLLIQVYSAVVDKAFISTLLSELIHFLPDAIIIGATTDGEIMDGYVSSGKVVLSFSQFENTTLKAASVEHQVDGYYSGQYLAKTLITDDTKLFIAFTDGLHTNGEEFLNGIASINDKVVVAGGHAGDNSCFTQTYVFTKEHIFSKGAVGVTLNSKQLHVHTDYSFNWHPIGNELTITKAEGNRVYTIDGKSAVDTYAYYLGEDIAKGLPGIGVEFPLIVNRNGSTISRACIAKEDDGSLIVGGNLYPGEKVRIGYGNAKEILRKSQMILNSTAKMPSESIFIYSCMTRRHFMGEEIESEVLPLQQVSPVSGFFTYGEFFSTDQKNLFNQTMTLVSLSENDQVQKPILHSQAQQVNINTTSIEALIHLINITSKEVQEQTRALQQSYQTNQELKERMELALMGSNDGVWDWNILDNSVYFSPRWKEIIGYSDNELPNEVSTWNDRIHPDDVEKAWADVYKNVNGETEYYENIHRLQHKDGHWVWIHDRGKVQFDADGKAVRMIGTHTDITEQKENELRLSHQAQMIQQTHEAINTTDLQGYINEWNKGSELLFGYKAEEILGKHISLLFPDDTYGTLVTHIPELMEKEEYRTTLALMKKSHEKVLVDLSLSLLKDTYGSNIGIVGYLRDITKRKKTEEALHYQAHHDALTALPNRVLFMDRLEQGIQKAKRHNEGLAVFFIDLDKFKHINDSLGHSIGDKVLKIIAKRLQDIIRKEDTLARLSGDEFTIIMEDLRHPEDASLLGEKILKTLAEGIVINKQRLYVSGSVGISFYPQDATDAQSLLKYADTAMYRAKEEGRNNYQFYAPEMTELALKRILMQTSLRQAIDNEEFIIYYQPQIKASTNALIGVEVLIRWEHPVIGVLMPDEFIPLAEESGMIAEIDQWVMKTAMGQISQWYKEGLNPGVLGLNISIIQLDKINFLQQIEACLQRNDFDPAWLELEITESQMMKRPEEVITKLHQINALGIGISIDDFGTGYSSLSLLKRLPINRLKIDRSFVRDIPNDEEDVAIVTAIIALAKSLKLDLIAEGVETSEQIEFLIDHECINIQGHYFSHPLTVEEMHAMLLKHQE; via the coding sequence ATGAAAAGTTTTAATACCTATTACATCAACAAAGAACAGTTAGGGTCGTTCATTCACGATAAAAAGATTCACAACTCCTCTTCGCTTCTCATCCAAGTCTATTCTGCTGTCGTCGATAAAGCATTTATATCCACCCTACTATCTGAGCTCATACACTTTTTGCCTGATGCGATCATCATAGGGGCCACGACCGATGGTGAGATCATGGATGGGTATGTCTCTTCAGGGAAGGTCGTTCTTAGCTTTAGTCAATTTGAAAATACTACACTGAAAGCAGCTTCTGTAGAACATCAGGTTGATGGCTATTATAGTGGGCAATATCTGGCAAAAACGTTGATCACCGATGATACCAAGCTGTTCATTGCATTTACAGATGGGTTGCATACCAATGGAGAAGAGTTTCTCAATGGCATCGCTTCGATAAATGATAAGGTTGTTGTTGCAGGAGGTCATGCCGGGGACAATAGCTGCTTTACACAGACATACGTCTTCACCAAGGAACATATCTTTTCCAAAGGTGCCGTTGGGGTTACGCTGAACAGCAAACAGTTGCATGTACATACAGACTATAGTTTCAACTGGCACCCTATAGGCAATGAACTGACTATTACCAAAGCTGAAGGCAATCGCGTGTATACCATCGACGGGAAAAGTGCAGTAGATACCTATGCCTATTATCTGGGAGAAGATATTGCCAAAGGTCTGCCCGGTATCGGTGTCGAATTTCCTCTGATCGTCAACCGTAACGGTTCAACTATCTCACGGGCATGCATCGCTAAAGAGGATGATGGATCATTGATCGTCGGAGGTAACTTGTACCCAGGAGAAAAAGTACGGATCGGCTATGGAAATGCCAAAGAGATCTTACGAAAGTCGCAAATGATCCTAAACAGTACTGCAAAAATGCCTTCTGAAAGCATTTTTATCTATTCGTGTATGACACGCAGACACTTTATGGGCGAGGAGATAGAGTCTGAAGTTTTACCGCTTCAACAGGTCTCTCCCGTATCTGGTTTTTTCACGTATGGAGAGTTTTTTAGCACAGATCAAAAAAACCTCTTTAATCAAACCATGACCTTGGTCTCACTCAGTGAAAATGATCAGGTACAGAAACCTATTCTCCATAGTCAAGCACAGCAAGTAAATATTAATACAACTTCTATAGAAGCATTGATCCATTTGATCAATATTACCAGTAAAGAAGTACAAGAACAAACCAGAGCACTCCAGCAAAGCTATCAAACAAATCAGGAGCTTAAAGAACGTATGGAATTGGCTCTTATGGGAAGCAATGATGGTGTCTGGGATTGGAACATTCTTGATAATAGTGTCTATTTTTCCCCTCGTTGGAAAGAGATCATTGGATATTCAGACAATGAGCTTCCCAATGAAGTGTCAACCTGGAATGACCGTATACACCCTGATGACGTCGAGAAAGCCTGGGCAGATGTCTATAAAAATGTCAATGGGGAAACAGAGTATTATGAAAATATCCATAGACTCCAACATAAAGATGGACATTGGGTATGGATCCATGACAGAGGAAAAGTCCAGTTTGATGCAGATGGCAAGGCTGTTCGTATGATAGGTACCCATACAGACATTACAGAGCAGAAAGAAAATGAACTTCGATTATCGCATCAGGCACAGATGATCCAACAAACGCATGAAGCGATCAACACAACAGACTTGCAAGGCTACATTAACGAATGGAACAAAGGTTCGGAACTGCTCTTTGGCTATAAAGCTGAGGAAATACTGGGGAAACATATATCTCTGTTGTTCCCGGATGATACCTATGGGACATTGGTCACACATATTCCTGAACTGATGGAAAAGGAAGAGTACCGTACAACCTTAGCACTTATGAAAAAATCTCACGAGAAGGTCCTTGTGGATCTCTCCCTTTCTCTTCTTAAGGACACTTACGGTTCGAATATAGGTATCGTAGGATATCTAAGAGATATCACCAAGCGTAAAAAAACAGAAGAAGCATTGCATTATCAGGCACACCATGATGCCCTTACAGCGCTTCCAAACCGTGTACTGTTCATGGACCGTCTCGAACAGGGGATCCAAAAAGCAAAACGCCACAACGAAGGACTGGCAGTCTTTTTTATTGATCTGGATAAATTTAAACATATCAATGATTCGCTGGGACATAGTATAGGAGATAAGGTTTTAAAGATCATTGCAAAACGACTTCAGGACATTATTCGAAAAGAAGATACCTTGGCACGATTGAGTGGTGATGAATTCACCATTATTATGGAGGATCTAAGACACCCTGAAGACGCCTCCCTGTTGGGAGAAAAAATTCTCAAAACTTTGGCAGAGGGTATCGTGATAAATAAACAAAGGCTCTATGTCTCAGGGAGTGTGGGTATCAGTTTTTATCCCCAAGATGCTACAGATGCACAGTCTCTTCTTAAATATGCCGATACCGCCATGTATAGAGCAAAAGAAGAGGGGCGAAACAACTACCAGTTCTATGCACCGGAGATGACCGAGCTCGCCTTGAAACGTATATTGATGCAAACAAGTCTGCGGCAGGCCATCGATAATGAAGAATTTATTATTTATTATCAACCCCAGATCAAGGCATCTACAAATGCATTGATAGGGGTGGAGGTCCTGATACGATGGGAACACCCGGTCATAGGGGTTCTTATGCCGGATGAATTTATACCTCTAGCGGAAGAGAGTGGTATGATAGCTGAGATCGATCAGTGGGTCATGAAAACTGCCATGGGGCAGATATCCCAATGGTACAAAGAGGGATTAAATCCGGGAGTGCTCGGCCTGAACATTTCTATCATACAGTTGGATAAAATAAACTTTCTCCAACAGATCGAAGCGTGTCTTCAAAGAAATGATTTTGATCCAGCGTGGTTAGAATTGGAAATCACTGAAAGTCAGATGATGAAAAGACCCGAAGAGGTCATTACAAAACTGCATCAGATCAACGCTTTGGGTATAGGGATCTCTATTGATGATTTTGGTACAGGATACTCCTCTCTGTCCCTTTTGAAACGTTTACCGATCAATAGGCTTAAGATTGACCGTTCCTTTGTCAGAGATATCCCGAATGATGAAGAAGATGTCGCTATTGTTACAGCCATTATTGCACTGGCAAAAAGTCTTAAACTTGATCTTATCGCTGAAGGGGTAGAGACTTCCGAACAAATAGAGTTCCTGATCGACCATGAATGTATCAATATCCAAGGCCACTATTTCAGTCATCCTCTAACAGTAGAAGAGATGCATGCCATGCTCTTAAAGCATCAAGAGTGA
- a CDS encoding globin, translating to MNFSSSSLDFSILPYQEGVNPPVTKPNPGFLTDIGEDGMRALLDRFYMGLFESPIKEIFPNDREEMKKAAQHSADFFIQICGGPAYFNQNRGAPQMRGRHAPFPISPNARLHWLVTFEEALKPIIEQKLSSEENIQSFWNYINVFSLWMINTKD from the coding sequence ATGAATTTTAGTAGTTCCTCTTTAGATTTCTCTATACTCCCTTACCAAGAAGGGGTAAATCCTCCTGTCACCAAGCCCAACCCGGGATTTTTAACAGATATAGGAGAAGATGGCATGCGTGCCCTACTCGATAGATTTTATATGGGTCTTTTCGAAAGCCCGATCAAAGAGATCTTTCCAAACGACAGAGAAGAGATGAAAAAAGCCGCACAACACTCGGCAGACTTTTTCATACAGATCTGTGGAGGGCCTGCCTACTTTAACCAGAACCGCGGAGCACCGCAAATGAGAGGGAGACATGCCCCTTTCCCTATCTCACCGAATGCAAGACTGCATTGGCTGGTTACCTTTGAAGAAGCACTGAAGCCGATTATAGAACAGAAGTTAAGCTCCGAAGAGAATATTCAAAGCTTTTGGAACTATATTAATGTTTTCTCGCTATGGATGATCAATACCAAAGACTAA
- the rplB gene encoding 50S ribosomal protein L2 — translation MAIKTYKPTTPSRRYMTNLDSGDITAKASVRSLLKNLPRSAGRNSNGRITSRHREAGAKKLYRIIDFKRNKFNIEGTVATVEYDPYRNCRICLIKYVDGDRRYVLQPKGLNVGDKIMSAESGLDIKTGNAMKLINIPVGTLVHNIELNPGHGGQIARSAGGYAQIMGRDGKYVSLRLPSGEMRYVLGACLATIGTVGNEDFSNIVIGKAGRSRHLGIRPQTRGSAMNPIDHPHGGGEGKTNSGRHPVSPWGTPAKGFKTRKKKASDKLIISKRKK, via the coding sequence ATGGCAATTAAAACATATAAACCAACCACACCTTCACGTCGTTATATGACTAACCTTGACAGTGGTGATATCACTGCGAAAGCAAGTGTTAGATCACTACTTAAGAATCTTCCGAGATCTGCAGGTAGAAACAGTAACGGTAGAATCACTTCTCGTCACAGAGAAGCAGGTGCTAAAAAACTATACAGAATCATCGATTTTAAAAGAAATAAATTTAACATCGAAGGTACAGTAGCAACTGTTGAGTACGATCCGTACAGAAACTGTAGAATTTGTCTTATCAAATATGTTGATGGAGACAGAAGATATGTACTTCAACCAAAAGGACTTAACGTAGGTGATAAGATCATGTCAGCAGAATCAGGACTTGATATCAAGACTGGTAATGCAATGAAATTGATCAACATCCCAGTGGGTACATTGGTTCACAACATTGAATTGAATCCAGGTCATGGTGGTCAGATCGCGCGTTCAGCGGGTGGTTATGCACAGATCATGGGTAGAGACGGTAAATACGTTTCACTTAGACTTCCATCTGGTGAAATGAGATATGTACTAGGTGCATGTCTTGCTACGATCGGTACTGTTGGTAACGAAGATTTCTCAAACATCGTTATCGGTAAAGCTGGTAGAAGCAGACACCTTGGTATCAGACCACAAACTCGTGGTTCTGCGATGAACCCAATCGATCACCCACACGGTGGTGGTGAAGGTAAGACAAACTCAGGACGTCATCCAGTATCTCCATGGGGTACTCCGGCTAAAGGGTTTAAAACACGTAAGAAAAAAGCTAGTGATAAGTTAATTATCTCTAAGCGTAAGAAGTAA
- the rpsJ gene encoding 30S ribosomal protein S10 yields the protein MEKIRLKLKAYDHRVLDRSVAAIIDAVKRTGAEIRGPIPMPTKLKRYTVLKSPHVNKDAREQFEIRIHGRMIDIVSATSDTIDSLMKLDLAPEIEVEIRSMDK from the coding sequence ATGGAAAAAATTAGATTAAAGCTTAAAGCTTACGATCACAGAGTATTAGACAGATCAGTTGCTGCTATCATCGATGCAGTTAAACGTACAGGTGCAGAGATTAGAGGGCCAATTCCAATGCCAACTAAACTTAAGCGTTATACGGTTCTTAAATCACCACACGTCAACAAAGACGCACGTGAGCAGTTTGAGATCAGAATTCACGGAAGAATGATCGACATCGTTTCAGCGACTTCAGATACTATCGATTCACTTATGAAGTTGGATCTAGCACCTGAAATCGAAGTTGAAATCAGATCAATGGATAAATAG
- the rplC gene encoding 50S ribosomal protein L3, with product MEFIVEKIGMSRTVDVPAVPVTLLKVVDTKVCEVREDGKALVAYNSSKKLNKSIEGQQTKYGVSKEFNKFMTIEVAEGTEAGDLSTAALAETAVVKTSINTKGRGFQGGMKRHGFGGGPGSHGHRFGRRIGSIGNAEWPGRVMPGKKMPGQYGNTQVTVKNDVMSFDAENGILVLKGSIPGHNGARGLVRIVK from the coding sequence ATGGAATTTATTGTAGAAAAAATTGGTATGAGCAGAACTGTTGACGTACCAGCTGTTCCAGTAACACTTCTTAAAGTCGTTGATACGAAAGTTTGTGAAGTGAGAGAAGACGGTAAAGCACTTGTTGCATATAACTCAAGCAAAAAACTGAATAAGAGCATTGAAGGTCAGCAGACTAAATACGGTGTTTCTAAAGAGTTTAACAAATTTATGACGATCGAAGTTGCTGAAGGTACTGAAGCTGGTGATCTTAGCACAGCAGCATTGGCAGAAACTGCAGTGGTTAAAACATCTATCAACACGAAAGGTAGAGGTTTCCAAGGTGGTATGAAGCGTCACGGTTTCGGTGGTGGACCTGGTTCACACGGACATAGATTTGGTAGAAGAATCGGTTCAATCGGTAACGCTGAGTGGCCTGGTCGTGTTATGCCTGGTAAAAAAATGCCTGGACAATACGGTAACACACAAGTTACTGTGAAAAATGACGTAATGTCGTTTGATGCTGAAAACGGTATCTTAGTATTAAAAGGTTCAATTCCTGGTCACAATGGGGCTAGAGGATTGGTAAGGATAGTTAAATAA
- a CDS encoding AAA family ATPase, giving the protein MELLEYYQNQRYLTTNYVPRKCQLPLKGDFNLYGARGSGKTTMILDLIQEENEETTLYIDLEDPNLIFNRLTTLSLQQYIDREGIALLILDHYTEGYLPSFPNVDRLIVLSRIPLQHKELIPVELFPLDYEEFLAFESSTSQSSGFNHFLRSGTLPMIARSQKTNTQVMKNFFKSAFDTNEQKLLLVLAQHHTKHLTTHQIYTFAKEKFKVSKDWLYKTMKRFTQEKLVLFIEDRYQKSGKKMLLFDFAFAKYLTLGQPFILQFDTMIALALMKHGIKVQTLGIHGYITKNDELIIPAPFESEESLWVKSQSKFSIYKKYGIQKVTIVTVANTYEYHIEKLYFEAIPFNEWSVINAEE; this is encoded by the coding sequence ATGGAATTACTTGAATATTATCAAAATCAACGGTATCTTACGACAAATTATGTGCCAAGAAAATGCCAATTGCCTCTCAAAGGTGACTTTAACCTCTATGGTGCACGTGGTTCAGGCAAGACAACTATGATTCTTGATCTGATACAAGAAGAGAACGAAGAGACGACACTCTATATCGATCTGGAAGATCCCAACTTGATATTCAACAGACTGACGACCCTCTCGCTTCAGCAATACATTGACCGCGAAGGTATTGCTCTGCTCATACTTGACCATTATACAGAGGGGTATCTTCCTTCTTTCCCGAATGTGGACAGGTTGATTGTTCTCTCACGTATACCGCTTCAGCATAAAGAGCTCATCCCTGTTGAGCTTTTCCCCTTGGACTATGAAGAGTTTCTTGCCTTCGAGAGCAGTACCTCGCAGAGCAGCGGTTTTAACCACTTCTTGCGTTCTGGTACCCTGCCTATGATCGCAAGGTCACAAAAAACAAATACGCAAGTGATGAAAAACTTTTTCAAAAGCGCTTTTGATACAAATGAACAGAAACTGCTTCTTGTGCTTGCGCAACATCATACCAAACATCTTACGACCCATCAGATCTATACATTTGCAAAGGAGAAGTTTAAAGTCTCCAAGGACTGGCTTTACAAAACGATGAAACGCTTCACCCAGGAAAAACTTGTTTTATTCATCGAAGACAGATATCAAAAATCTGGAAAGAAGATGTTGCTTTTTGACTTTGCTTTTGCGAAGTACCTTACTCTGGGACAACCTTTTATCCTACAGTTTGACACGATGATAGCCTTAGCCCTTATGAAGCACGGTATCAAAGTACAGACGCTTGGGATACATGGCTATATAACAAAAAATGATGAGCTGATCATCCCTGCCCCTTTTGAGAGCGAAGAGAGTCTCTGGGTAAAATCACAAAGCAAGTTCTCTATCTACAAAAAGTACGGAATACAAAAAGTGACCATTGTCACTGTAGCCAATACATATGAGTATCATATAGAAAAGCTCTACTTTGAAGCGATCCCTTTTAACGAATGGAGTGTGATCAATGCTGAAGAGTAA
- a CDS encoding M48 family metallopeptidase — protein sequence MSLLPQYTHIINPKLKHIYLSFDDEGNLVIKSPKVAQQKIEQLLLKKSSWINQAREKIQQKKGKPLDFSSDAEVYFMGEAYPLTLLQHSKKRTHLDFDGEAFRLFYHTYDERVFQTHLDRFYKTEAQKHIPGHVACWAQKMRLSPSDVRFRKTKRQWGSCSGKNVLSFNTMMMKLPHDVIQYIIVHELTHIKHKHHQKAFWQLVERYLPDYKEQVAELKNYMT from the coding sequence ATGAGTCTTTTACCGCAATATACCCATATCATTAATCCTAAACTCAAACATATTTATCTTAGCTTTGATGACGAGGGAAACCTCGTGATCAAATCTCCCAAGGTCGCACAACAAAAAATAGAGCAGCTCTTGCTTAAAAAGTCCTCCTGGATCAATCAGGCCAGAGAGAAGATACAACAGAAGAAAGGGAAACCCTTAGACTTCTCCAGTGATGCAGAGGTCTATTTCATGGGGGAAGCCTATCCTCTGACACTGCTACAACACAGCAAGAAGAGAACACATCTTGATTTTGACGGAGAAGCATTCAGACTTTTCTACCATACCTATGATGAAAGAGTCTTTCAAACACACCTCGATAGATTCTACAAAACAGAGGCACAGAAACATATTCCTGGACATGTCGCATGCTGGGCACAGAAGATGCGCCTTTCACCCTCAGATGTACGATTTCGAAAAACCAAACGGCAATGGGGAAGTTGCAGCGGGAAAAATGTTTTAAGTTTTAACACGATGATGATGAAACTCCCGCATGATGTGATACAATACATCATCGTTCATGAACTGACGCATATCAAGCACAAACACCATCAAAAAGCTTTTTGGCAACTGGTCGAGCGCTATTTGCCTGACTACAAAGAACAGGTTGCTGAACTCAAAAATTATATGACGTAA
- a CDS encoding toxin-antitoxin system YwqK family antitoxin, with translation MKKLSFILTVFAILLLNSCQGPGLSEGKVKKEYYTGGQIRSEFIMDDDTGQNGIRKEYGYDGNVLAVIHIRNGVPHGLATGYDPKGRVLSKVNYINGKKDGLYEAYYPNGDVMVSYTYVNGVKEGPAQTYNKDGSIHRRVIYKNDKIVN, from the coding sequence ATGAAAAAGTTATCTTTCATTCTTACTGTTTTTGCAATTCTTCTCTTAAATTCTTGCCAGGGGCCCGGTCTTTCAGAGGGAAAAGTAAAAAAAGAATACTATACAGGCGGGCAGATACGCTCTGAATTTATTATGGATGATGACACGGGTCAAAATGGTATCCGTAAAGAGTATGGCTATGATGGGAATGTACTTGCTGTTATACATATACGCAATGGTGTACCCCATGGCCTTGCGACAGGGTATGATCCAAAAGGCCGTGTACTTTCGAAAGTCAATTATATCAACGGGAAAAAAGACGGTCTGTATGAAGCATACTATCCAAATGGTGATGTGATGGTATCGTACACCTATGTGAATGGGGTAAAAGAGGGGCCGGCCCAAACCTATAACAAGGATGGTTCTATTCATAGAAGGGTCATATATAAAAACGATAAAATCGTCAACTGA
- the rplD gene encoding 50S ribosomal protein L4 — protein sequence MKTTVIKTTDLPESFLEVHPHNLYLYCKAYAAGLRANTAQTKNRSAVSGGGKKPWAQKGGGRARAGSLRSPVFVGGGVAFGPSTNKNYDQKVNKKQKKLALYHALAEMAANERLFVVDNIEIASGKTKDAMAFVNGLEQRDVLVVKEMIDDKTFLAFRNLQNAYLIESNELNAYLAAAYHSIVIEKALFDKLTKEA from the coding sequence ATGAAAACAACAGTAATTAAAACAACAGACCTTCCAGAATCATTTTTGGAAGTTCACCCGCATAACCTTTACCTCTACTGTAAAGCGTATGCTGCTGGTCTTAGAGCAAATACTGCACAGACTAAAAACAGATCTGCTGTAAGCGGTGGTGGTAAAAAACCATGGGCTCAAAAAGGTGGCGGACGTGCTAGAGCAGGTTCATTGAGATCACCTGTTTTTGTTGGCGGTGGTGTTGCATTTGGTCCAAGTACAAACAAGAACTATGACCAAAAGGTGAACAAAAAGCAAAAGAAACTTGCGCTTTACCATGCACTAGCAGAGATGGCAGCAAACGAGAGACTTTTTGTTGTTGACAACATTGAAATTGCATCAGGTAAGACAAAAGACGCAATGGCATTTGTAAACGGTCTTGAGCAAAGAGATGTACTTGTAGTAAAAGAGATGATCGATGATAAGACTTTCTTAGCATTCAGAAATCTTCAGAACGCATACCTCATTGAATCAAATGAGCTTAATGCTTATCTTGCTGCTGCATATCACTCAATCGTGATTGAAAAAGCACTATTTGATAAATTGACTAAAGAGGCTTAA
- a CDS encoding 50S ribosomal protein L23, which produces MADITDIKSIMYTEKSLALQEDGVIVVQTTPRMTKNGLKEVFKEFFGINPLRVNSMRVNGKVKRFRGVEGKRADLKKFYVKLPEDAKIESLAV; this is translated from the coding sequence ATGGCAGATATTACAGATATTAAATCAATTATGTATACAGAGAAGAGTTTGGCTCTTCAAGAAGATGGTGTCATCGTAGTTCAAACAACTCCAAGAATGACTAAAAACGGTCTTAAAGAAGTATTTAAAGAGTTCTTCGGGATCAATCCACTTAGAGTAAACTCAATGAGAGTGAACGGGAAAGTGAAAAGATTTAGAGGTGTTGAAGGAAAAAGAGCAGACTTGAAAAAGTTCTATGTGAAGCTTCCAGAAGATGCGAAAATCGAAAGTTTAGCGGTATAA
- a CDS encoding DoxX family protein, with product MSENIGKLILRLMVGGMMLFHGIDKALHGVTFIKGVVKSQGLPEVLAYGVYVGEILAPIFLILGWKSRVWAGVIVFNMVAAIYLTKMNVVFKLGSHGSWALELPMFYLLSALAIVLLGSGKYAVMRD from the coding sequence ATGTCAGAGAATATAGGAAAACTCATATTACGTTTAATGGTCGGGGGAATGATGCTTTTTCACGGTATTGACAAAGCATTACATGGCGTGACTTTTATCAAAGGTGTAGTGAAGTCTCAGGGATTGCCAGAAGTGTTGGCGTATGGTGTTTATGTGGGAGAGATACTTGCACCGATCTTTTTGATCTTGGGGTGGAAAAGCAGAGTTTGGGCCGGAGTGATCGTGTTCAATATGGTTGCAGCTATCTATTTAACGAAAATGAACGTAGTATTTAAACTCGGGTCCCACGGATCTTGGGCATTGGAACTACCGATGTTCTATCTTTTGAGTGCACTGGCTATTGTCCTTTTGGGCTCCGGAAAATATGCAGTGATGAGAGATTAG